From the Bacillus rossius redtenbacheri isolate Brsri chromosome 12, Brsri_v3, whole genome shotgun sequence genome, the window GAAGCAGATAAGAGTATAAACAAAAGTTAAGAGTGAATAATGAGATAGTAAAAGCAAGTAtgtataaaataactttaaaatgatATACAAatagtgaaaaattatttttggttataAACAAAGTGATAATAGTGAATGTAAATAAATGATAATGTAAAGAGATGAGAGCATTACCAAAGCAGTAAGACCATCAGAAATAAAATAGAACATGAAAGACACAAGATTGTGAACAAAGAGCAGACAGTAATCATGAAccaagagaaaaaaattttatagagAAAAGAGTCTGAGCAAACAGATGAGATTGTAAAGAAACATGGACAAAAAAAACCCACGTGAATAGTGTAATAAGTAAAAGATCAACAagcatatttttgtaaataatcatATGCGCATTAGTAAAAAGgtagaaatgcaaaaaaaaaaaaagataagacAATTAACTAAAATAAAGTGGTAAAAACAGAACAATAAAGTGTGAACAGAGTACAagtaagaaagtaaaaaaaaaaaagggcataaAGAGTTAAGGTCGAATGAGAAAATGCACAAATAAAAAGGTTGATAAGATGAACAAAGAGGTATATGCAGGGCCGGACAAGCAAGGCAACCGCCCAGCGCCCTGCGTCTAGCAGAGTCCTGAGCCCTTGCTTGTCTagctttctttaaaaaaaatggacatcAATAGAAAGGGAAGGATTGAATTGTTATTAGCATGCCATTTCAAGTGCTGGTTAATaccattttgattttaattcagttttcataatttcatattaaataattatatatattttaaacatatttattgatgCAATTTTGCCGGGATTTTGTCTTAACATTTACAAAACTAACACGAGTATAATTTAATAAGAGAGAATATCCACATTACTAAAGATGGCATAGTTGGAATTTAAGCTGAAAGTTggcttaaaaacattgttttaaagagtttatttttttttttttctgcgggaAAGcctcagaaattattttttgtctgGTAGCTATTCCATACTCCCAAAACTCCCCAGTAAGGCCCCTCTCCAAAATATTAAGGCTCAGTAGCCCAAAGCCCCACAAAGTCTAAACCTGCCACTAGGTACCTATAGAAgatgaaaatgatgaaaatattACCAAAGAGATACAAGTTTAAAGAAAAAGAcaataacttgaaaaaaaatatcaaaagtgTTAACAAAGAATTAAACATGGGTTCAAAATACAAGAGTGTAGATTATAAATAAGAATTTAAACCATAAATAAGAATTTGTGGAGAAGAAAAAGTGAACTAAGATATGAGTTTGAAAAAAGATATGAGCATGAGAACAAATagataaaattatgaacaaatagATAATAGTATGGCCAAAGAGAGTAGATTTAAACAAAGATATAGTTGTAAATAAGAGGAAAATATAATCAAGAGATTCTAAATAGGAAATATAAGAACAAATCAAATTTAAAAGCTATAGAAAGTTTAAAGAGTAAACAAAGTGATGTGAACATGAAGTAAGAAATAGAGTAGATGTGAAGAGAATAAAAATAAGTTAGAGAGTATCAGAAAGAAAGTTTATAATAGTAAAGATAATAAAACATTATGtactaaaatgtaaaattattgctACTGATATGAGTTTGAACAAAGATTTAAGAAAAGAATAGGAAGAGGTGAGAGTTCAAACAAAGAGATGATTATGAATATTGTGGTGAAAGAGACAAGAGTGTTTAACAATAATTGTGATAGCAACTAAAGAGGAAAAATAAACAATAAGATAGTCATATAAAAAGTATGAGGCTTCAAGAATCAATAATGTGTTCAAAAAGAGTACAAGCAATAAGGtgagaaaattaaaaagataAGAATGTAAGATAGTTAAGAAGGTGGAGcatgaacacaataaaaaaattatattagaataAAGGAGATGAAAAAAGTAAATAAAGATATgagaatggaaaaaaataagTGAATGAACAAAttatataatagtatttaaaatataattataaacagtgGAGTAGTTAAGTGTAAAATTAAGACAATTTGAACAGGAATTAAGAAATAAGAGAGTATAAAAAGAGTATAAGTAACATGATTTATACATTAGAAGTATAGGAGAGTAAAATAGTGAAGAGAGTGGACATGAACTAAACTGTGAGAACAAAGAACAAAGAAGATTAATAAAGTAAATAGAGATACGATAATAGGCACATAAATTAGTGTAAAAAAACAAAAGAGGTAATGTTAAATAAGAGataaatttgacaaaaaatgtGACATAAATAGAGgtaggtaatgaaataaaaaagataGGAACATGAAGTAAGATGCTGAATTAAGAGTTTAAAGTGCAGCCAAAGAGCAATAAACATGAACTAGGAAGAAGAGTGAGCGAAGTGAGTTCAAGCAATGAGGTACGTAGTGGTAGTGAAAATATAAAGAGCATAAAATAGTGAAGAGGGTAAACAAAAAGTTAAGGACATAAGCTAAAAAGTGAGAGCATAAACACAGAGATTAAGGTGAAACCAAACAAAAAGAGTGaccaaataaaatgaaaagagCACTTAACGATATGAGAGTTGAAAGAAAGATCTAAAAATCAAGAGCATATGCAGAAGGGGGGTTTGGGGGATCTATCACTCACCGTACCCCCattccaccaacaaaaggaaataaattagaaaaaagtaGGAAAAGTTGTCCTGCTTGCCCCATATCAATTCAAATTAAATTCTGCGTATGCTCTTGATAAATATGGTAAGTAATGAGTCTGTAAAATAAGAGATAAGAATGGTAAGaaattaatttgaaacaaaaaaagttataatggtaatgtatgtaaaaaaaagagATAGTAGTAAATAGTGTGACTAAAGAGATAAAAGAGTACCATACAAATCTCTATGAATATAATATCATCAGCCTGCAAACAAACAGACTATAGTGAATAAATTTATCAAAGaaataaaagtgtaaacaacaAGGTAGGCATATAATTGTAAATAGGGACCAGAGTTTAAAAGTGTGGTGACACCATAAAAGTAATAAGCATTAGAATCTGAATAAAAAGATAAACatgaacaaataattataaacatttgctATAAAACATATCATAGACAGTGTACTAATTGGATGAATAAAAAGATTCTGGATAAAGAAcaatcaaatataaatataaatagaatGAACAAAAtgagtaaaaacattttattatatagaaGAGCAGATAACTGtaaagtgaagaagaagaagcagaagaatttaaataaaaggaaataatatGAATATAAAGATAAAATTGTGAACATAAAGATGAAAAATTTAACTAAGATATGACACTAGATATTTAGAAGTAACAAATTGATAAAAGTTTAGATAAAGTGTGAGCTAAGTAGTGAACAAAGTCACAAAAAAGACAATAAGTTAGATAAAGAAATAGAATGaactcaaaaaattatatatgtgtacaAAAACAATAAAGCAAGAATAATGAAAAGTATTGACAAGGAAATAAAAAAGTGAACAAAGATGAGAGTAAAAGAAAGACAGTGACATCAAATAGTAGAGAGAATGGACAAAGAGTAGAgacagataataaataaataaaagcatgAACAAAAAGATAGgagtatataaataatataagtatGTAAAGAAAAATGCAAGATTGGAAACAAATATAAACAGTAAACTTACAAAGAGAGAGGAGTGTACACAAAGTAAAAAGTGACCAAAAATGCGAAGTGTAAGAGGGAATGAGAACAAAAAGGACAGGTAGGTATTAAATAAAGCATAAGAgcataaataaaaagataaattttcTGTATAAAGAAATTATATTGGTTCTAAAGAgacaatgtgaaaaaaaaatactactgagAGTAATGTGACCAAAGAGATAAAAGTGTGAATAAAAGAGGTACTAAGGGTGTAAACAATGAGCTTagagttaatatatatatatatatatgtgtatatatatatatatatatatatatatatatatatatatgtttgtaaataaacatAAGATTACAAACAAAAAGAGAGGAAAGTACTCAAAGTTATAAAACTTAACTATGAACAAAGAGATCAATGTGAGAAAAGAGAACTAGGGGTTATAAAAGTAGTAATAATagtagataataaaaaaatagtagatAATATACTGAGAAAAAGAGCACTACAACTGGAATGTGAAATAGAGACATAAAGAGTAAAAGAAATTTATAGACTCGTTATTGACATGGAATTGCTTAAGGAAAGTTTACGAAGATTTTTGGTTAAGAAATTGtataactattaatattttattcacaagttATATggcattaaacaaaataataaaccatttttagctgaagtatttattatttaaaattaaaaatttgtttatgaGGGAGCCAAATTCATAAAGAAATTTGGTCAGAATGATTCAGTCAAAGGACATGATGACATGTTCCTAGCAAAATTGTGATtgggcaaagaaaaaaaaatatttttaaactttaaccagtaacaaaaaattcaataaacttATCAACACTCACTAGACATATCCTTGTGACCAAAACCAGTATAAAAATAAGATTTGTGAGGATTGTGTGTTGCAAGAAAATACATATTAAGAAAAAGACAAAATGTTTGGATGCTCATCATGAGTTTTGTAAAGTATATGTAAACTAAATAGGTGATAGCAAAAGAAAACTGAATTGATTCAAAAAAaggcaaataaaatttataactctGTAAACTTATGACACtcagtacaaaaaaaatgaacatttcttctaGTAACtcaattagcaacattaaaaaaaaaaaaacattttggagtATAAAATCAAGAACATTATTTAAAGTAcgtaatataaataaacttaaatgtttGTAGAAtgtcagtaaaaaataaaataatatacataccAAAGGAGTAAATCTTGTTTGCTATTTAGaagattatatatattatacatatatataagagagagagagagagagagagagagagagagaaagagagagagaaagagagagagaaagagagagagagaaagagagagagaaagagagagagaaagagagagagaaagagtaagtaccgaaattaataatataataattaataatataaggaatatcagttctcttttaaataaaatcatatattaatTTGCACTGAAGAAATGTCTGAAATTTTTGAAACTGCTTAACACTAGTGATAGAAAGTAATCTAAATGTTTACACTTTAACCATTTTATAGAAGATACAGGTAAAAGAATAAAATTACGATATTAGATCTAAAATACCCCATCATAGGAAATTATTATTGGCCGCAATAAATGTAATGCTAAGATTTTACTGTTGAAAGTGTTGTTCAGACTTAAAAGTGATTATATAAAGTTGTTAGAAGAATAAACTAAGAAGAAAGTCTCTCTAGGTAAATTTTTTACGATTGTATTAAAATAGGGGCAGAAAAGAGGTCAAGAATTTTTTCCTGtgtaaaaaacacaaattaaatgtttaagatATTGATAAATTCGACAGAAATAAATCAAGTATCTTAATCCTTTTCATTATGTATTTACAAGAATTATTTGCAAAAGTAAAAATGAGGTAACACattatataatacaaaaattgtatttaaaatataaataaactctagtaataaaaaaaatgtttcttgagTTGTAATACGTACatcaatgttatttttatttttaccactctttttttaaaaaaaagtaggaaGTAAAAAACCTTAAGAAAGTTCTGAATGTAATGATGGAGAAGTATAAAAAACATGTAGTCTCTTAAATATATtgataaaaagataaatattgtaCCCTTTGACTTTtgataacaaaataaattttaagaacaaAAATTAATCAAGAGATCCAAGATAAACTCCAATATGTGAAACTGTATGCACTTGAATGAAGTGTTTTGTTTTATACCATTTGTGTGTTTAAAGTTAAGAAAAAGAACATTATACAGTAGGAAGGAGTTAAATTGCCTCTTCGCCTCTGTGTGCTAAACACTAAATTGGCATCTTTGTCGGTATCGCATCTCAGTGGAACTTCGAGTTATGATggtaaaattttatattgtaatacatattaactTTGAAGACTCCCTGAACTTGCCTATTTCGCTTGCAATACAATCTTCATAACAAATTTTTCAAACcaaaaactgtgtgtgtggaaaCACTCTTTTAAGTCATTACATTGTACATAATACACACATTAGAAATTTAACTAAAAGGAAAACTTGTATGGGCGagtaaagtttttataaatgttGTCCATAATCAGACTATTCAGAAATATTGTTTGTTATTACATCAATTCTGTTTCTTACCTCAAAACTAACActgagaaaaattatataaatataatgtcGATGAATAATGACTTGTACTACAAGGGTAGAATAAATGCTATAAAAACTAAAGCAGAAGGTATTTTTCTACTAGTTACTAGTCAAATTACTAAATTTAACTATCTGtacctatatttaatttttttagtaccaAAAAATGGATTGTTTATATGTTACACATTATCCAGAAAATGGTTTCATCAAAAGATAATAAAAGGTCAGTTTGTGTTCTCTGAGAAGTATTCAAGCAGCCttttaacccaaaaaaaaaaaacacaattcttTACCAAATTCTTGTACCATTTGAAGAAGTGTTCTACCAGCAAAGAAGTACCATAGCTCCCAGTGTTTGCTAGAAGGTCCCAAACCCAGAAAAGGATAACAGGATCCAGGACACACCATTTCAAATTATACTGAAAGAGAGAAATAGAAGAAACCTGTTAGATTTAGATTTATTAAATtgttacataaatttaataatgaaacacTTAGTATTCTAGAAACAAATAGCTATAAGCTCTTAGTCTATAACTTAAAAGCCCTCTGTGCAAGTGAAGACAACAAATTCACCACATTCAACCTATCACAAtacaaaatcaaaacaaaaattaagggcTTCTCAACACATTTCTTGACAAGTTTTTGCAAGATGATTTCTGTGATGATAAAGGATCAGGTTTGTCTTAAACATGCATGAAAGAATTTTCGGGTCTTAAACATGCATGAAATAATTTTCGGCTGCAAGTATGTTATGACTGTTCTATTTCAAATTCACagataatgaaattaaaaactttaatttcaacTAGTCTTCAAAAAAATGCACTTATTGAATTATCTGAATGGGTGATTAAAGTATTTGAAATCAACTTAAAAGGATAATctgtatatttttaacaaatcatGCATTATTAGTTACCTTGAGTATTTAGTTTCCTTCCACAAATAACAGTCTCTACTAGTATTGTAATTCTGGTAATCTGATGATGTATGATCAATGTTAAGTGATACTAAGTTATTACTGCATCTCTGCATTGAACAGAGGGCTTGTGCCATTAAAGATAAGTACAGTAGTTAGAACAGAAATGTAATTAAAGCATAATGATTCATAAAATGTGCTACATAGAAAACTATTAGTTTCAGTATATTATAAAACACTCTATAAACCTCAGTaaatttttaacatgtaatttcgGTCTTAATTATAGTGTCTGTGCTTGGGAGAGATATAAGAACTGTACATGCATGCATTTTAGTAATTCGTGTTTTTATAGTCCAATTGtgcaataaaagttatttcagtaaactgcacacatttttttttttttcaaaccatatgTTAATTTCATTGTAAGTTGTTTACCAGGAATATGTATATGAATGAAGGTGTTGCACTTCTAACAAAAACATTCACTATTTTGTGCAAGTCCTGTAAGAAAAATTTCACCATAATTAGTGtgccaaaattaaattataagaagACTATTATTCACATCGAGATCAATATTGGACTTAAAAAATTTTGCCATCAATCAAAGACTTACCAAACATAATAGAATCAATTTTTTCAACGTTCATATATACCAGCATCACCTAATCACTctcaaaacaaaactttttttctttaattcttGAGTTCCAAGAGAACTTGAGGTTAGCTTAAAATAAAGGAGTATATGTTATTTTCAGAGTATACAATGTAGGCTTACTCCTAAGTAAAAATTCAGTTCAGGAAGACTAGATGAGTTGTAAAGTTAACACAGTACTGTTCTAAGCCTAAATGCAGTTCAGCTTGCGAGAAGAAAACTGGTGCGCACTAGTTTATCACAgagtaggaacaaaaaaaaaacacaagtttctTTTATCTTTCTTCACTCGCTGGCGTCGGAGCTAGGTCCTAAAGGAAACAGCGCGCATCAGCTGAAGACTAAAGATGAGGTGggttcattttatatttaaaaaaaaaaaaaaaaaaaaaaaaatcatgcaatgTTAAATACAGGATTGAGAAGAAAAGTCTtgcgggaaataaaaaaaaaaagcagaaacgAAATGCCACACAACGAAACGGAAGGCCTCTCACACCAGAGCACAGCTAAGGAAGTTTTATCACCGAAAGTATCCAATACGTCGAGAAACAAAAGAGCATGCTGAAGTAAATAATCTTGGGTAGGGTTCCCAACAGTCTAAAAGTTTGGTGTGGCACCGTGGAACCTCTCGTCCAACCAAACAGGTTTCAGAAGTGTGTGAAAATTGGGGTCACAGGGTGTGTATTAAGTTTATCccagattaatttttttccagtacgaGTTTCTATCATAAGGTTGTGTTGGAGGGCGGGAGGAAAGGGGAATCGCCCCACCCTCCTTGGTTCCGCGTGCACAGGTAGGTATCGCTCTTTTCGGGGACGCCCGGACATGGGCGCGTGTGACTGCAGTGTGGAGGAGGCTGGTAGGTGGGTGTGTGTGTGGATTGGTACACTGCTCCCCCATGGGGGGAGGAGGCGGAGGAGGAGTCTACTTCTTGGCCACCCGGAGGCCACTGAAGGACGACGTCTCAGGCTCGCCTTGCAGCGCGCCGCCCTGGAGGAACAGCGCCGCCTTGTCGCCCACGTCCATGTCGATGAGGGCGATGTTGGCGCCTCCCCCCGGCCCGGTCGACAGCACGGCGCTCCACTCGGTGTGGTTCGACGCCTGCCTCTTCAGCACCACCCTGCGGACACGAAGACacacgcacgcgcgcgcgcgGTCCCAAACCTCGCCCGTGTCTCGTCACCCTGGATGCTGGGGCTGGATGCTCGCCGGATCTCCTTGCGAGGACACCGGCAGCGGCAGGGCCATCCAGAGGAACCGAGAGCTCAAGGACGTGCCATAATTATTGTGTGCACCTTAAAAACGACTCAGGAACTCCTTGCTCTCTTCCCTACTATCAATttcacacagaatttttttttgtacttttacaaaagattcctttggaagccagttgccaagaaataagtttgtaaaactacaagaaaaattttttttttacaacatattattacaacacatgactaaggattttttttatacttatatgaaatacttttttttcgagataattttatattttaggtaattgatatttcatttaagcatatattttttaaaccatggaaaatataattttaaaagtgtattaatgtgcgcagttactactggaaagctattcagggaacggtttatcaataactatttgaggtacctatgtactgggacaacacaaagcataaatggttgAGTAAGAAACCGAAACCAGTATTTCTGTGAACACTATTTAGtactgatacagttgttttcatctaaatgtacaaatttacaaatatctgtaactttatatgaatatttctgttccatttataaaaaaaattgcattgtacaattttaaatgttataactatatttcaaatgtttataaacataataacaaTGCTTtatatcatttattaatttccaaaccccacagttaaaaaaaatgtgcattTTACGgcggccataactgtaaatgtgatacTGTATTTATTCGAATAGAGGCCGGCCCCTAAAACCTGTTCACTGACCAGTGGAAAAAACAGTTAGTCGTCCTCCTCCACATTAGAATCACAATCACTTGTATTGTCTTCTTCTTCCTCACTGTCATTTTCTCACTTCCACTTACTCTGTCTTGCCACAAATCATCATTTTCTGACCCATCCATGGCATTGGAAATACAGCATTTCTTGAAGCATTTCACGATGCTGTCACTTGAAATGTGGTTCCATGCTCTTAGGATCCACTGACCGAGCATGGCCACTGATGGCTTCTTGATTTTTCCTGTGGGTGTTAGCTGGTGGTTTCCAGATAAGAGCTATTCATTGTAGTGCTTACACAGCTGTTCCTTGAATGGCTTGTTGACCACGACATCCGAGACCTGCAGTTGCGAGTTCATGCCACCAGGGATGATAACCAGatctgtgtttaatttctttatatgATTTTTCACTGGCTCTGTAAGGTGTCCTCTAAATGAATCTAAAACAAGCATCCCCCTTTTCCTGAGAAGTGCAGCAGGCCAATTGTTCCAGACAACTTTTAACCAATCACTAACCAAATTCTGGTCCATCCAACCTTTCTCCTGACATCTAAAAACTACACCTGGAAGCAAACATTCTTTGGGCATTGTTTTACGACGTAACACCACATATGGTGGCAGTTTCCGGCCATCAGCAAGTGCACACAACATCACTGTCATTCTTGCTTTCTCATTTCCCGTGCTTTTCACTACTACTGATTTTGTCCCTTTTTCGTTACTGTAACACTTGAAGGCATGTCAAAGTAAACAGGGGTTTGGTCTGCATTTCCAATTTGACCTAGCAGataggaatatttttttccctcagtTGAATTACATAGGCCTATCTCTGAAATTTTGTTAACTTCTCACCAAAGTCAGTAGGAAGTCTTTGAGCCAAGGATGTTCTTCGGCGTAAAGAAAAACCTGCACGGCGCATCATGCGGTCACACCACCCCGTGCAAGATTTTCGAGTTGAAGAAGCATTTTGAAGTTCATCTTTTCGCTTCCGCCACCGCCGcacatttttttcacaaattcCAAATTTTCGTGCAGCCGCACAGTTGTTTGTTTCTTCGGCACACCTTATAACTAAGTTTATAGTTAGCATCAAAATAGTACCGTtcttgtttagaaatttgaaatgAAGATGTTCCAAGCTTTTCAACATGGTCAACCATCGTTAATAtctgataaatattataataaacactAAATTACACCTTACGTTATCTACCACGTGTttactaagaaagtttttttgtaggttagttTGACAATGGAATCTGATCATAGATTACAATAATATACCTAGTAACGAAAGACGTCAATACCAATATCGGAAGTTAGAAAACAGTATTTATCTACGATGAGACACCAGTTGTGCCAACATCCATGATGGTTCATGCTCAAATGTGACGCCATTTTGCTGTTCATTTGATACACTGTTTCATAATATCAAAATGGAACACACCCTAATAAGCACAGATGTTGGTAACTCTGCGGGCTAATGTTTTGATTACCTATAATTCTTACATATGTTGCTTACACACATACAGTATTCCCCAACCAATATATTAGTTAGTGAAATTGCTATTGTCCACGGAAAACCAAATCCAATTGTGTAAGTCATTAAATGTGGTTATAGTATACCTTTCATTGTTTAAAGTACCGATAAGTCATTATTTTAATTGACATTATTGAGTGCTTTTTGTCTTGATGTACGTTTCTAGGCCGACCCAATATATTGAAGGTAATTTTTGGAGATAAAAACTTTGGCCTCTATTCGGGTAAATTAAATACGGTATGTGAGTATCCCCTAACGTGTAAGGTTTCATATAGATTATATTAACAAGagatttgtaatttttgtcttaTAGGGCAAAGATATGCATTAAATAGGTCTCgaaagtaccccccccccccctcacaatgCTGGCCCAACACACTTCACCTCCCTGGATTCTGGGTTCATGTCCCAGGTAAGACACGAGTGTAATATTGTGTCGATCGAAAACAAACACCATGCGAAAACACAAAGGCCCAAAACAAATAACAAACCACTGAAAATaatagtaaaacatttttaaaaaaaatttccgatcGATGACTTGCCTCCAAATAAGCCGATGGGGGTCATAACATGAGTTTTGAGTGGCGTGCGTGGTAGCAAAAGCGTAAAGCTGTGGGTTTTCTTGCAGAGGAAGTCATGTCCCCTTCCGTCAGCTCAGTGTGTCAGTACTCCTCACCTCGTGAATTCTAGCCATCTTTGATGACCACGACGTCTGCGAGACGATAGGCTTACTCACGGGGGATGATGTAGCTAGATGTAATCTGGTCTTCTGTGGTTGCCATCTGAAGAGACCCTCGTGAGAAGGGTCATGGGATCGATCACGGCACGTGACTTATCTAATGAACACCCATTGGGTATAAAAGTGGTTTTTGAGACAGCTGTAATCTAGTAGGTCTCGAACCGTTTAAGGCCACAACAAACAAAACCCCTGTTGTCAGGAGACTTTCTACAATTgtacgcagacggagacggacccgtacgaaTCAGCTCGGCAATTCTGAGTTATTTCGTTAACGTTGCTCCGTGAGACCAATAGAAGTCTGTGGTGGTATTCATGtttgttaataattatttttttcaagtgcaGTAGTATCTAGTGCATCTAGTGCAGGACACTGACCGCGCCTCGGGCGAGCCGTATCCAGCGAAGGACAGCTGGTAGAGCCCCGGGCAGTGGCAGGTGAACTCGCCGCTGTGAGAGCTCCAGCCCACGCCGCGGTCCGTCAGCGAGGCGCTGAAGGCGAGCATGCTGTCGGCGGACCGCGCACGGGCGCCCGCCCCGGAGAAGGCCACCACGCCGCTGCAGTCGGGCGCCGCCCCCAGCTTGCGCGAGCCCAGCACCCCCGCGGGGTGGTCCGGGACGGCGGCCAGGACCATGCCGCACCACGCGCCCAGCGCCAGTGCCAGCGCCGTCAGCACCAGCATCCTCCTGCAACGAGCTCGCCGGTCAGCGACATACTCCCCGCCCGCGCTGTCCACAATGTCCACACTGTCCACACTGTCCACACTGTCCACACTGTCCACACTGTCCACACTGTCCACACTGTCCACACTGTCCACACTGTCCACACTGTCCACACTGTCCACACTCCTGTGCATTTACCCGCTTTACAATCAAACAAGCCAGCAGTAGAAACTGCACCGTGTTTCGACTTATAAACAAAGGTAAGCACACGCGCGGGCAAAATAATAGTGTTCTTACTGTAAACATCCTCAGCTTTCGAATGTTTTGTTGACATATTTAGCCCGgcacatcactaccgagtttcaagtccgTAGGACATACAGTcgaaaaacgggaatttttttttttaaagtcccattgaaaGTACGATCTCGGTGCATCGAGGCTACGACGATCttcagattattttatttttgtgaagtCAGGTGTGATGGACGAACcgaacgatagcgcgttacaaattcaaggaaacGACATATATTGTaagaagttctaaactaaactgctGTTAGCATCTTTAGTTCGCTAAGCGGATGGCTTTCGCCAAGGAGAAAGATAGGAATTTGCCAGATCTTACTACATGATCGTGTTCCGGACATAGATGACgaaaactcactgtttgtgtgtctatgacctacctcctgattttcta encodes:
- the LOC134537728 gene encoding uncharacterized protein LOC134537728; translated protein: MLVLTALALALGAWCGMVLAAVPDHPAGVLGSRKLGAAPDCSGVVAFSGAGARARSADSMLAFSASLTDRGVGWSSHSGEFTCHCPGLYQLSFAGYGSPEARVVLKRQASNHTEWSAVLSTGPGGGANIALIDMDVGDKAALFLQGGALQGEPETSSFSGLRVAKK